Proteins encoded within one genomic window of Polyangium spumosum:
- a CDS encoding DUF6361 family protein, giving the protein MARKTLRAEAVPFGWVEISDAALQRLRRELEQKGQGVVDEMGVLAIHTGYADHFFPGTSVLQTRARYLFFVCWNFLWLARQRGITAANLAKRKDEADLWVTRNLVATQKPAASPGGTGPDMQGIIGVNVFYEKPPRLPAQRVDFVYWTALRRWGFYRSRTAYDRAQLFRRWRGAAIGRVGEAVDEGQDDTIRAERLAEFMVPTAPTDWQKEECSGLTFELTGPEARWLQERLLSLDEVAEGPRLLAKAAELCAQTPPRMDPDARPWDDPLAVEAARAARQSDRLERARQASALAYYVRAIYGALVEWVVEVTARTHRDVPLRHYRDRLADLAGNRSVRDASLAMSLPDLYTDVPRIPSRLRRALEHVQGGLRRIAQGEDAEAVFMNEDTHRLFEAVERDRKGARARLTRTDQGAARRVGFGPDTVGVYDLDYRWGRVRSLLWDLHRGLARP; this is encoded by the coding sequence ATGGCGCGGAAGACGCTCCGGGCAGAGGCAGTCCCCTTCGGCTGGGTGGAGATCTCCGACGCCGCCCTGCAGCGACTCCGTCGCGAGCTGGAGCAGAAGGGGCAAGGGGTGGTGGACGAGATGGGCGTGCTCGCGATCCACACCGGGTACGCGGACCACTTCTTTCCGGGCACCTCGGTGCTCCAGACCCGTGCGCGCTACCTCTTTTTCGTATGCTGGAACTTCCTCTGGCTGGCCCGCCAGCGCGGCATCACGGCGGCGAACCTCGCCAAGCGCAAGGACGAAGCAGATCTTTGGGTGACCCGCAACCTCGTCGCGACCCAGAAACCGGCCGCATCCCCGGGGGGGACCGGACCCGACATGCAGGGCATCATCGGTGTGAACGTGTTTTACGAGAAACCACCGCGACTCCCAGCGCAGCGGGTGGACTTCGTCTACTGGACGGCCCTCCGGCGGTGGGGCTTCTACCGCAGCCGTACCGCGTACGATCGCGCGCAGCTGTTCCGTCGCTGGCGCGGGGCTGCTATCGGTCGGGTTGGCGAGGCCGTGGACGAGGGCCAGGACGACACGATTCGCGCCGAGCGGCTAGCGGAGTTCATGGTTCCGACAGCCCCGACCGATTGGCAAAAAGAAGAGTGCAGCGGGCTCACCTTCGAATTGACTGGTCCGGAGGCTCGCTGGCTGCAAGAGCGGCTCCTTTCGCTCGACGAGGTCGCCGAGGGCCCGCGTCTCCTCGCAAAGGCGGCCGAGCTCTGCGCGCAGACACCACCTCGCATGGACCCCGACGCGCGTCCCTGGGATGATCCGCTCGCCGTGGAAGCGGCAAGAGCCGCCCGGCAATCCGACCGCCTGGAGCGCGCGCGCCAGGCATCGGCGCTCGCGTACTACGTTCGCGCGATTTACGGGGCGCTCGTCGAGTGGGTCGTCGAAGTCACCGCCCGAACACACCGCGATGTTCCGCTCCGCCATTACCGTGATCGGCTCGCTGACCTCGCCGGCAACCGCAGTGTGCGTGACGCATCCCTCGCGATGTCGCTGCCGGACCTTTATACGGACGTGCCGCGGATCCCCAGCCGCTTGCGCCGCGCCCTGGAGCACGTGCAGGGGGGCCTCCGCAGGATCGCGCAGGGCGAGGACGCCGAGGCGGTCTTCATGAACGAAGACACGCACCGCCTGTTCGAGGCTGTCGAGCGCGACCGGAAAGGGGCGCGGGCGCGCCTCACACGCACCGACCAGGGGGCAGCGCGACGGGTGGGATTCGGGCCCGACACCGT
- a CDS encoding DEAD/DEAH box helicase family protein: MSPFLEISSSSWLASNALAFAVPDLYPVSPGHTLVIPRRLIATWFDATPEEQAAIFQLVDEVKRKIDAELSPDGYNIGINAGEAAGQTVMHMHVHVIPRYRGDVDDPRGGVRHVIPGKGNYLEQRPDPLTRGGKVDPFLRHIDPLFRRATDIAILAAFVQQSGVSLLEAHVAGALSRGARVRLITGDYLNITQSEALAKLRDWMDTWEARITADGSSPGCFEARIVEGVRLPEGVRSFHPKSWRFEGPNFGAAFVGSSNLSHAALRTGVEWNVRVDRHRDRAAYQAIVDAYEQWWTAAIPLTADWVADYARRARETPVFTLPPGEEDDESKAPPPQPHPIQREALAALARSRAAGRNRALCVLATGLGKTWLAAFDVAAFGEVHGKRPRVLLLAHREELLLQAASTFRRQLRDARVRFGWFVGDKGDLEGDLVLASIQKLSRPEHLARLATDGFDYVIVDEVHHGTAPSYRSIIDRLKPRFLLGLTATPERADGADVAGLFDDHVAYRADIGVGIQRGLLVPFAYFGLKDDTNYNAIPFRNRRFDPEALEQAVDTDARIERMFRAWQEHAGKRTLVFCCSIRHADHACAFLVAQGIRAAAVHSGPTSASREGAIAGIVDGTLDALCTVDLFNEGIDIPAIDRVVMLRPTESPVVFLQQLGRGLRSTDGKTRLVVLDFVGNHRVFLERVRTLISLGPEPTSLRDFLEDEQAARMAPGCIIDLELEAKELLAKLLPPQGGSPAEQAYRDLREVRGQRPLAGELYRMGYGLKKIRDAYGGFYHFVAAMGDLDEVEKRVLDVAEEFLRELEDTRMSKCYKMVTLEALLEADALRDGLAVPELARRSYMIMARSPELLRDLEGVTDFPDVHDPDMRRFAAYWRINPIAAWTSGPGKRFFALEGDRFVSRIPCPPGAEEVLSAMVREIVDYRLAMYRARRNDYVSGVSFTAKVTWNKRDPILKLPSREQWPDLPSGFQDVRLPDGVTWQFSFQQQFCNVARPLGSQRNELPDLLRRWFGLAAGHPGTNFRIRFSRSPKGDLWVEPEEPRAAASTVRGTLPAFPTLLAAAGAARNPIALAPEGEQVRLPTKARGEGWFAVRATGDSMFGGKEPIRDGDWLVMRFARGQSREGIKGKIALVEVQDPQLGASYLVKRVVQDDARWVLRSENHAFPAIDATAHMVPIAMLVEVVKPEALGPEVGATIEEEKLAEAFGISGPPRTGRIDGHLFLLIEEKGRLVAPDRIRFPGIERRPGETAFVLTRADGSEAWRYAGVARFMEDDGAWACAGIDLPTFRALGEGREASRTLPRSIEERARRLVEDLLHEKGAGAVVEREGKRFRIVGPAKRGGLRIDGGPGGFEERTVSLTDIGWVLAALSEVNDDPRRLDEELVHRQRYLEGTSKGSTRYIDTGWAILLVKEALATKG; this comes from the coding sequence GTGTCCCCGTTCCTGGAGATTTCATCGTCGTCCTGGCTCGCAAGCAACGCCCTCGCGTTCGCGGTCCCCGACCTCTACCCGGTGAGCCCCGGTCACACCCTCGTCATCCCGCGCCGGCTCATCGCGACCTGGTTCGATGCGACACCCGAGGAGCAGGCGGCCATCTTCCAGCTCGTCGACGAGGTCAAGCGCAAGATCGACGCGGAGCTCTCCCCGGACGGCTACAACATCGGTATCAATGCAGGTGAAGCCGCAGGGCAGACCGTCATGCACATGCACGTGCACGTCATCCCTCGTTATCGCGGCGACGTCGACGATCCCCGCGGCGGCGTGCGGCACGTCATCCCAGGCAAAGGCAATTACCTGGAACAGCGGCCCGATCCCCTCACCCGTGGCGGCAAGGTCGACCCATTTCTCCGGCACATCGATCCCCTCTTCCGGCGAGCCACGGATATCGCCATTCTCGCGGCGTTCGTTCAGCAGAGCGGCGTCAGCTTGCTCGAGGCCCATGTCGCCGGCGCCCTCTCGCGCGGCGCCCGCGTCCGACTCATCACGGGCGATTACCTCAACATCACCCAGAGCGAGGCCCTCGCAAAGCTCCGTGACTGGATGGACACCTGGGAGGCACGCATCACTGCGGATGGCTCGTCCCCCGGATGCTTCGAGGCCCGGATCGTCGAAGGGGTGCGCTTACCCGAGGGCGTCCGGTCCTTCCACCCCAAGTCATGGCGTTTCGAGGGCCCTAACTTCGGCGCAGCTTTCGTCGGATCGAGCAATCTTTCGCATGCCGCGCTGCGCACGGGCGTCGAGTGGAACGTTCGCGTGGACCGTCACCGTGACCGAGCTGCGTATCAGGCCATCGTCGATGCTTACGAGCAGTGGTGGACCGCCGCCATTCCGCTCACGGCCGATTGGGTCGCAGACTATGCACGGCGGGCCCGAGAGACGCCTGTCTTCACGCTACCCCCGGGAGAGGAAGATGACGAGTCGAAGGCGCCGCCGCCCCAGCCGCACCCCATCCAGCGGGAAGCTCTGGCCGCCCTCGCACGGTCACGTGCCGCCGGGCGCAATCGCGCGCTCTGTGTCCTGGCGACGGGCCTCGGCAAGACATGGCTCGCGGCGTTCGATGTCGCGGCTTTCGGCGAGGTACACGGCAAACGCCCCCGCGTTCTTCTTCTCGCTCACCGAGAAGAGCTGCTCCTGCAAGCAGCAAGTACCTTTCGACGTCAGCTCCGCGATGCACGCGTTCGCTTTGGATGGTTCGTCGGCGACAAGGGCGACCTCGAAGGAGACCTCGTCCTCGCGTCCATCCAGAAGCTCTCTCGCCCGGAGCACCTCGCGCGCCTCGCCACCGATGGGTTCGACTACGTCATCGTCGACGAAGTCCATCACGGCACAGCGCCAAGTTACCGGAGCATCATCGATAGGCTGAAGCCACGCTTTCTCCTTGGACTCACAGCCACCCCGGAACGAGCCGATGGCGCAGACGTGGCGGGGCTCTTCGATGACCACGTGGCCTACCGCGCCGACATCGGCGTGGGGATCCAGCGCGGCCTGCTCGTGCCCTTCGCCTACTTCGGCCTGAAGGACGATACGAATTACAACGCCATCCCGTTCCGCAATCGTCGCTTCGATCCCGAGGCGCTGGAGCAAGCCGTCGACACGGACGCTCGGATCGAACGGATGTTCCGCGCCTGGCAGGAGCATGCAGGGAAGCGCACGCTCGTCTTCTGTTGCTCCATTCGCCACGCCGACCATGCTTGCGCGTTCCTCGTGGCGCAGGGCATTCGCGCGGCCGCCGTCCATTCGGGTCCGACCTCGGCGTCGCGAGAGGGTGCCATTGCGGGGATCGTCGATGGGACGCTCGACGCGCTCTGCACCGTGGACCTCTTCAACGAAGGCATCGACATTCCGGCCATCGACCGCGTCGTGATGCTCCGCCCGACGGAGTCTCCGGTCGTCTTTCTTCAGCAGCTCGGCCGGGGCCTTCGCTCCACCGATGGGAAGACGCGCCTCGTCGTCCTCGATTTCGTGGGCAATCACCGGGTGTTCCTGGAGCGGGTACGCACGCTGATCTCGCTCGGCCCGGAGCCCACGAGCCTGCGCGACTTCCTGGAGGACGAGCAGGCCGCGAGGATGGCCCCTGGCTGTATCATCGACCTCGAGCTCGAAGCCAAGGAGCTTCTGGCAAAGTTGCTCCCGCCGCAGGGCGGAAGCCCGGCAGAGCAGGCGTATCGCGATCTTCGTGAGGTCCGGGGGCAAAGGCCCCTCGCTGGCGAGCTGTATCGCATGGGCTACGGCCTTAAGAAGATACGGGACGCGTATGGGGGATTCTACCATTTCGTCGCCGCCATGGGTGATCTCGACGAGGTCGAGAAACGCGTGCTCGACGTGGCCGAGGAGTTTCTCCGGGAGCTCGAGGACACGCGGATGAGCAAATGCTACAAGATGGTGACCCTGGAGGCATTGCTCGAGGCCGATGCGCTTCGGGATGGGCTCGCCGTTCCCGAGCTCGCGCGAAGAAGCTATATGATCATGGCACGGTCCCCCGAGCTTCTGCGCGATCTGGAAGGCGTGACCGATTTCCCCGATGTACATGACCCGGACATGCGCCGGTTCGCCGCGTACTGGCGGATCAACCCGATTGCCGCCTGGACGAGCGGGCCGGGCAAGCGATTCTTCGCACTGGAAGGGGACCGGTTCGTCTCGCGGATCCCCTGCCCCCCAGGCGCGGAAGAAGTACTTTCGGCCATGGTGCGTGAGATCGTCGACTACCGGCTCGCCATGTACCGCGCGCGGCGAAACGACTACGTCTCCGGTGTCTCGTTCACGGCGAAGGTCACCTGGAACAAGCGTGATCCCATCCTGAAGCTCCCCTCCCGCGAGCAATGGCCCGACCTTCCCTCCGGTTTTCAGGACGTGCGACTGCCGGACGGAGTTACGTGGCAGTTCTCGTTCCAGCAGCAGTTCTGCAATGTTGCGCGCCCCCTTGGATCGCAGCGGAACGAGCTACCGGATCTTTTGAGGCGCTGGTTTGGCCTGGCTGCGGGGCACCCCGGGACGAATTTTCGGATTCGTTTCTCGCGTTCTCCCAAGGGTGATCTCTGGGTGGAACCGGAAGAGCCACGCGCTGCGGCGAGCACCGTTCGGGGCACGCTCCCCGCGTTCCCCACGCTGCTCGCAGCCGCGGGGGCGGCCCGGAACCCGATTGCGCTCGCCCCCGAAGGCGAGCAAGTCCGGCTGCCGACGAAGGCGCGTGGAGAAGGCTGGTTCGCCGTACGCGCGACGGGCGATTCCATGTTCGGCGGCAAGGAGCCCATTCGTGATGGAGACTGGCTCGTGATGCGGTTTGCACGGGGGCAGTCCCGGGAAGGAATCAAGGGCAAGATCGCGCTGGTCGAAGTACAAGATCCTCAGCTCGGTGCGAGTTACCTTGTCAAGCGCGTCGTTCAGGATGACGCGCGGTGGGTCTTGCGCTCGGAGAACCATGCCTTTCCTGCCATCGACGCCACGGCCCACATGGTGCCCATCGCGATGCTTGTGGAGGTGGTCAAGCCCGAAGCGCTCGGACCCGAGGTCGGAGCGACCATCGAGGAGGAAAAGCTCGCGGAGGCGTTCGGGATCTCGGGGCCTCCGCGAACCGGCCGGATCGACGGGCATCTATTCCTGCTCATCGAAGAAAAAGGCAGGCTCGTGGCGCCGGATCGGATCCGGTTCCCCGGCATCGAGCGGCGGCCCGGCGAAACGGCGTTCGTGCTGACGCGGGCCGACGGTTCCGAGGCATGGCGGTATGCAGGCGTCGCCCGTTTCATGGAGGACGATGGGGCCTGGGCGTGTGCGGGAATCGATCTTCCGACGTTTCGGGCACTCGGGGAAGGTCGCGAGGCTTCTCGCACGCTCCCTCGATCCATCGAGGAGCGGGCTCGTCGTCTTGTCGAGGATCTCCTCCACGAGAAGGGAGCCGGAGCCGTCGTCGAGCGGGAAGGAAAGCGCTTCCGGATCGTCGGGCCTGCGAAGCGAGGTGGTCTGCGTATCGACGGCGGGCCCGGTGGATTCGAGGAGCGCACGGTATCCCTGACGGATATCGGGTGGGTCCTCGCTGCGCTTTCCGAGGTGAACGATGACCCTCGCCGGCTCGACGAGGAGCTCGTGCACCGGCAGCGATACCTGGAGGGCACGTCGAAGGGGTCGACGCGGTACATCGACACGGGGTGGGCCATCCTGCTCGTGAAAGAGGCGCTCGCCACGAAGGGCTGA